The sequence tgcagatatgtactgttggttcatacacaaaaatgAACTGAAAAAAATCTAGAACCAATAAAATGAAACTGATATAATCAAATCTACTGACGAAATGAACAAAAAAGGTGATCATCCGtctagatctgaactattttataaaaaaataaacaatcaagcatagagatcaaaacataatcaaacatccaTAAAACTATTAGATACTAGAAACCCTAAGATAAACATTACTAGAagcaaaattgattaaaaaaaacCTAGACTAACATCAACAGTGAGAAAATCAACTTACCAAAAACTTCATATAAATAATCGAGCTTGGATTCGCGGATCGATCTATATCTTGCAAAAATCTTCATGGATTATCTCTTCTCTGATAGACAAAACGGGAgagaacgaaaaaaaaaaaaaaaagattttctcTACTAGCAGcgagaggaaagagaaaaaaaaaaggatctggAAAAAAAATGGTTCATCTAAAGTTTATATTCTATTACACTAGAGGGTATTTTGGAAATATCAAAAAAAGTACATGACTTTCTCACACGTATATGGACCTGGAGTTAAACTTTTTGGtccaatttctttttttatttaaatctttggacctctggttactgggctttaatgggtggacctgccactgaCTAAGACTACTATATTAGTACCTATCGGTAATTCCTACATTGGATTTCTATCCCCTCAAATACCTGAACCCAACCCGCTGTTGGTAATTCCTACATTGGATTTCTAGCCCTTCAAATACCTGAACCCAACCCGCTGTGAAGGTTTTGCACCGCCGCGTCAGCAATGCATAGTGTCAGCATCTATCTCCTTTCCCGATTTTCAGTTCAACTTCACACCCATTATTTGTTTTCTtcctcagaaaaaaaaaaaagaaaaacaaaaggcaGACTATCAAGATTGATGACATAATCGCATTAAATTCAGAACCTTAATGTAGAACCAAATTTATCAACCATGATCGATTCAGTGAATGGATTTATTCAACCTCAATTTCCCAACACCCTAATTGCAAACTCAAAGAAAGATGAGCTACAGCGAAGCAATGGAGGAGAAAATGGAATTAGTGGAGAAAACTCAGAATCAAGAAACCTCCATAGAAGAGATTTTAAGTACAAAGGGTATAAACCCTTCCTTTTATCATAGGTAAAAACTCTATCTTTATCATTAATTTTGAGTTGTGATTTTGAAGTGATTGAATGATATTTGAAGGAATAATTTTGAAGTGATTGAATAATTTTGAAGTGATTGAATGAAGCATTTGAGAAAGTGGCAAGTGATGGGATTCAACCAAATTTAATTTTGTATTTGATGAATGAATATCATTACAGTAACTATTTTTTGTCAATGTGGTCAGCTTCATCAAATTTCTTGGTTATTTTTGGGGCTTTTCTCTCTGAttcatacttgggatgatttagAGTTATTGCTTTGGGTTCCATTGCTAGCTTCTTGTAAGTTCTAAAACTTTATGAATTTTCACAAATTTTAATGTTGTTTTAACAGTATGAGATCCATTTAGTACCTTATTCATAAGTATGTGAATGCAATTCAGGCAATTAACCCCCCTGCTTGATTCGTGCTCGTCTTCGAAAATGGTTGTTAAGAAACTAGCTTTCATAGCGTTGGGCCTAATTGTATAACCAAGTCAGTTGAAATTGGACTTTAAGTATGATACTTAAGTTGCCATGGTGTGAAGAAACTTAACTTCAATTTTGTAGGGTATAGTCCAGTTATGGTTAACGCCCATGTTTCCAGAGATGAAACCAAAACCCTGTGATTTGTGTTTATATGTATGTGACTCGGCGACACCAGCTCAGTTCATATTTCTATTATCATCTCTTTGACTAATGTCTACTGGAGCTGGTTGCATTAGACCATGCTCGATTGCATTTGGTGCGGATTAGTTGGCTAAAAGAGATGACCCCGCAAAAaaacaaatgaagagattttacaGACCTACTTCAACTTTTATTATGCTACAATTGGAATTTCAACTTTGCTTGCCTTGACAGGCATCGTATATATGCAAGATCAAATGGGATGGCAAGTAGGTTTCGCAGTTCCTGCCGTTCTTATGTTCTTGTCTGCCCTTTTCTTCTTCCTTGGGAATTCTTTCTACATCAAGTGAAAGCTAGCACAGGCTTGTTTACTGGATTTGCTAAAGTATTTATAGCTGCATGGATAAATAGACGTCTTGATCTTGGTCTTGCTACCCAACCAATTAACTCGGATG comes from Papaver somniferum cultivar HN1 chromosome 7, ASM357369v1, whole genome shotgun sequence and encodes:
- the LOC113300609 gene encoding uncharacterized protein LOC113300609 isoform X3, with the translated sequence MSYSEAMEEKMELVEKTQNQETSIEEILSTKGINPSFYHRHRIYARSNGMASRFRSSCRSYVLVCPFLLPWEFFLHQVKASTGLFTGFAKVFIAAWINRRLDLGLATQPINSDGVYYYSKDLKLVAPSNNLSSQIRLEVAKLNSGILAFDEKKP